The window ttttaaaatttaaaataaaaaatatgggaAGGGTGGGTAGAAGGATGGCGCCCCGGATGTTTCGGGATTAAAACAACACCATCGGCCTCAACCGTCGCTCTCGGTGCCGAAACGACTTCTCCTTTTTTGGGGACTCCAGGCACTAGAGGAGTTGCTCCAGCTCCCCCACGAACTCGATGGCGTCGTCGATTATGGAGGCCTGATCTCCCTGAACAAGCGAATCAATTTCACGATCAACTCTAATGTTTAAATGAATCGATTAGATTAATACTGTAATTTTTGTTGGAAAAAggaattatgggagaagaaataaaatgaaTTATAGAAGAAAAAAATGTGGAGGAGAAGAATCTCTACGTGAAGAGGAGGAGAAATAAAATCAAGCACTCAACTTGCTTCATTCATGAAAgaaagtacatatttataggcttaatGGATAGACACCAATTGAATTATTCTATCTCCACAAAACTTCTTATTCTTATCATAATTGCCACCTCATCAATTTTATCCTTTCACGAAGTCTAGTCAAACTTACCACCTCATCATTCTATCTTCACAAACTTTTATCAACAATTTTATctctaaaataaagtttaatttccaacactccctcttaaacttaattttgtgacTCCAAGTAGATTATGCATCTTGATGAAATCTTCAAATTTGAGTGGTTTTGCAAAGATGTCAGCAACTTGATCTTTAGTCTTCACATAGACTAGCTCCACATATTTGTTTTTCACATGTTCGCGAATAGAATGAAAGCGAACATCAATATATTTACTTATTTGATGATATACTAGATTCTTCCCAATGCAATTACCGATTTGTTGTCAATGCAAATTTGAGTTGCTTCATTTTGTTCAAATTTTATCTCCTTTAGTAAGCTTCTTAGCCATATAGCATGACTAACACATGAAGATGCTGCAATGTACTCTATTTCACAAGTGGAAAGAGTAACAGTTGGTTATTTTTTTGACATCCAAGAAAATGTCGTATCTCTAACGAAAAATGCAAAATTGGGAGTGTTTCTCCGGTCATCACAGTCTCCACCCCAATCACTATCCGAATATTTAACAAGTTGAGAATTGTTAGAGTGAGAATAAAATAAATCGTGATTCAGAGTACTCGGACATAATGAAGGATTCGCTTGGCCGTCTTCCAATGAGTCTCTTTAGGCTCCTCCATAAACCTGCTCACAAGACCGACTCCATATAATATATCCGATCGAGTACAAGTTAGGTACCGCAAGCTTCCTACCAAGCTTTTGAAACATGTGGGATCAACCGTCTTTCCTTCGTCACTCTTGGATAGCTTTGTTCCACAGTCCACCGGTGTGTTAACTGAATTACAATCATCCATTTTAAACCTCTTGAGGACCTCCATTACATATTGTTCTTGAGTCATAAATATGTCATCAACTCCTTGTTTCACCTCCAAGACGAGAAAGTAAGACATAAGTCCCATATCGATCATATCAAATGCTTTTACCATAgcttccttaaaaggttttatcATTTGAGGTGAACTTCCTGTCACAATtagatcatctacatataatgataTCAGTAAAATGTTATCATTATCTGCTCTTACATAAAGAGCATGCTCATAAGGGCATTGCATAAAGCCATTTTCTTTGAAGTATGCATCAATTATTGAATTCCATGCTCTCGGTGTTTGCTTCAAGCCATAGAGAGCTTTCTTCAATTTCAACACCTTTCTTTCTTGCCCCCTCTTGATGTAGCCAGCCGGTTGTTCAACGTATACTTCTTCTTCTAAATACCATTAAGAAATGCCGATTTGACATCAAGATGAAATATTTGCCACTTTAGTTGAGCGGCTAAAGAGATTATTAACCTTATAGTCTCCATTCGAGCAACGGGAGAAAACACTTCTTCATAGTCAATGCCGGCCTTTTGTTTGTAGCCTTTTGCCACAAATCGTGCTTTGTACTTTTCTATttctccttgagcatttttcttcATTTTGTAAACCAACCTCACGCCAATAGGTTTCTGACCATCGGGCAAAGTAGTAAGATGCCAAGTTTCATTCTTCTCAATTGCCTTCGTCTCTTCATCCAAGGCTTTCTTCCATTTGCTATCTTTAATAGTTTCTTTAAAAGATACAATCTTTTCATTAGCATAAAGACAAATGAGATTAAGTAGAGTTGTCACCTCATATAATTCTTGAAGACTCCTTGTCTTTTGTGGTGGAGGATCTTCTTCATCCAAGGGTGATGAAGAAGTAGACGACGATAGTGGAGTTGGTTCTTTCTCCTtcacttgttcttcttcttgaatcATCACCATATTAGTGCTCCAATTCCAAGCACCATCTTCTTGAAATTCAACATCTCTACTTATGATAATCATTCTGTTAACTGGATTATAGAGTCTATAAGCCTTCGATCTTACATCATAGTCAATGAAAATACAAGGTAAGCTTTTGTCatcaagatttgtttttctttgatCCGGAATGTGTGCATATGCAATACACCCGAAAATCTTCAAATGAGATACACATGGCTTATATCCGGTCCATGCTTCTTGAGGTGTAATTCCTTCTAGATTTCTTGTAGGAGATCTATTTAGCAAATACACCACACAGTTTatggcttcggcccaaaattCTTTAGGCACTTCTTTCAGTTTTAGCATACTTTGAACCATGTCAAGAATGATTCGGTTCTTCCTTTCAGCAACTCCATTTAGTTGAGGGGAGTACGGTGCGGTTAAAGGCCTCCAAATGCcatgatttttgtagaatttttcaaATTCCTTTGACGtgaattcaccaccacgatctgaccgcatTGCATTGATAGTATAACCGGATTGATTTTCTACCAATCCTgtgaattccttgaacttctcAAAAGCATCATCTTTATTCATTGAAAGATAGACCCAAGTTTTCCTgctaaaatcatcaataaaggttAGAAAATATCAACGACCTCCAAAGGAGGTCGGAGTGATTGGCCCACATATGTATGTATGAATGAGTTTAAGAGGCTTCTTAGCTTGGTTATGAGATTCATTTGGAAAATTTGCTCTAGGGTGTTTGCCAAGAACACACCCTTCACAAATATGATCTTGGGTATTAATATGAGGAAGACCATTCACCATTCCTTTGCTTGAGAGAAGCTTTAGAGCTCTGAAGTTCACATGCCCATACCTCATGTGTCATAGCCATGTACTATTCTTTATGCATGCACTTAAACATTTTGCAGTAACATGCTTAATATCAAGAGAAAACATCCTATTTTTAGACATAGGAATATGAGCAATAAGTTTGCTTTGCTTTCTCAAACGAAGACTGTCATCTTTTAGTTGCATATTAAAACCTTTCTCAAGCAATTGTCCAAGACtaataaaattagttttcatGTCGGGCACATAATAAACATTAGTGATGTATGTGTGAGCTCCATCTTTAAGTTTGATGAAAATCTTACCAACGTCTCTTACTTGGATTTTGGACGCATCTCCAAACGAGACTTGTCCATTCACCGTTTCATCCAACTTGGCAAATATATCTTTATGCCCGGACATATGATTGCTTGCCCTGATGTCTAAGTACCACAAATTCTTGTTTGTGGAATCTCCATCCTTTCTTGCTAGCAAAACTAGCTCATTGTCATTGCCTTCTTTTGATGCGTAATTAGCATTCCCTTGCATATTTTTAGAGCGGCTTTCCAATGCATAATGTCCAAATTTGTTGCAAGTATAACATCTTACATTTCTTTTGTCATACCTTTGGtctctaccttgattgtgttggggttgcaaggttgcaaacatagtcccatattggaaacacatgagaaagatcatgggtttataagagaaaagatatctccattggcatgaggccttttggggagagcccaagagcaaaaccatgagggcttaggcccaaagtggacaatatcatgccattgtggagatatctaaattcttttcgatccaacaattggtatcagagcccggactgccagaaggtttaaccgccgactgtgcacaagagatatGGTCTGATTaagtcatgtgggtacaatattaacctcgaacaaagaaagtggaggctcctatgtttggatcaagaggaccagacaccaggcaggaagtcctagttgcgactaggcagggaagtcctagtaggtcgggtggaccgaggggcaggaagacctggtgggtcgaggatcggacgtgggaagcctatggtcctttgtttgagggggggattgttggggttgcaaggttgcaaacatagtcccatattggaaacacatgagaaagatcatgggtttataagagaaaagatatctccattggcatgaggccttttggggagagcccaagagcaaaaccatgagggcttaggcccaaagtgaacaatatcatgccattgtggagatatctaaattcttttcgatccaacagattgTTGTCTTTACTTCTTCCTCGGCCTCGAGCAAAGCCCTTGCCACGACTTCTACCTCGGCCACGACCACGGAAGTTACCACGACCACCGCCTTTTTCTTGCGAACCTTCAGTCTTTGACTCTTCTTTCTGGTCAATAATGGTGAGCTTGGTTTGTAGAGCCTGCTCCATAGGCTTTCTCTGTCTTCTTTGCATTCTTGCTTCGTGAGCTTGCAGAGAGCTTAATAGTTCTTGCACCTTCATTTTTTTCAcatcttttgattcttctatGACCGCAACTACATAGTCATATCTTGGCTTCAACGAGCGTAGAATTTCTCTACGACGCGACTATCTTCAATGTTATCGTCATTTCTTCTCAATTGGTTGACAATAACCAATAAATACCCTTCTAAAGTAGTCTGATACACTTTCAAACTCTTTCATCTCCAACGATTCAAATTTCCCTCTCAAAATTTGAAGGCGAATACTTTTTGCTCTTTCATCACCTTTGTATGTTACTTGTAGGATCTCCCATGCCTTTTTGGAAGTTGTAGCTTTGGCTACTTTCTCAAACGTAGCTTCATCAAGAGTTTTATAGATAAAGAAAAGAGCTTTCTTATCTTTTCTCTTTTGTTTCGCCATTGCCGTTTTCTGTGCCTCCGTTTGGTCGACTTCTTCTTGTGGCGCTTTATAGCCTCTTTCAACAATATCTCACAAGCCTTCGCTCTCCAGTAAGGCACTTATTTGGATACTCCAATTACCATACTTCAAATCAGCAAGATGAGGGATAGGAAGCATcgacatgactctgataccactttgttggaaaaataaattatgggagaaaaaataaaatgaattataaaagaaaaaaaatgtaaagaaggagaaataaaatcaaacactcaaCTTGCATCATTTATGAAAgaaagtacatatttataggcttaatGGATAGACACAAATTGAATTATTCTATCTCCACAAAACTTCTTATTTTTATCATAATTATCACCTCATCAATTTTATCCTATCACGAAGTCTAGTCAAACTTGCCATCTCATCATTGTATCTTCTCTCAATTATCAACAATTTTAtctctaaaataaaatttaatttctaacAATTTTCACCCTTACGATTTTGGCATGAGCGAGCGGAGCGCCCGGAGATTCTCGTTCATCTGCCGCCTCCGGTTGCGTTCCACGGCGATGTGCATTCCGCCGACTGCTAATATTCTTCGCCTCATCCGCACCCGTCTTCTCGACCAATCGTAGCTTTTGCACCGAGGATGGCACGTTCTCCGACGAGTACCTGCCGACGGCCTTCGTCCCCTCTCTATCCTCCTCCCCTTCGGTCGTCgtgggaggaagaggaggaagaggaagcaaCGGCTCGTCGTGCGACCTCAAGAAATAGCTCTCGTCCTCAAAGGCTTGACTGCTGGAGCCGAACTTGCCGAACCGCATCGCATCAGCGAAGCTGAGCTTGTCCAGGGATATCTGGGCTTGGGCAGGATCGCTCACTCTCGGGGAACAGATAGCAAGAGGAGGAAGGGGAGGAATTGGGACGCGGCCTAAGGAGGATAATTTTAGGGGAAAAAATTTGTTAATCAGCGAAGGTTTTCAGATATCGGATTATATCCCTCATTCAGTAACGTTGTAGACATTTTTCATTATCGCGAATCACTGAGAAACGCACGTGACTACAGAGTGGACGACAAACAACCCAAAAATGTGAGACAGCTCAAGAAATGAACCTCTCAGAACAAATCCATAATTCTataaaatgaaaaatctaaatccaAGTATGTACATGAAAGCCAAAAAGGAAATGTATATTATGTTTACACAGCAACCAATCAATGAAAGAATCAACAAATCCGCAACGCAAACGCAATGATCCCCTCAATCACTAGACGAACAATGGCAGCAGCTGGAACTGAGAGCTACTCCGCCGCATTCCCACCAACTCATCGAACTCGATGCAACCGGCGTTCGTCTTGTTCTCCTCGTGGCGGCGTCCGTACTCGCCGACCGGCCGATCTTTCTCCGCCGCAGCCGCCATGACCCTGTGCCGCCTCATATGACCTCCCAACGCCTGCCCCAACGCGAACTCCACCCCGCACACGCCGCACCGGTGCAAGCTACTGCTCTCCTTCGCCGCCTCCGGCCGCTCCACCCTTGCCCTCTTGTGGCTCGTCCGGTGCCCGCCCAGCGCCTGAAACGTAGCGAACCGCCGGCTACACGTCTTGCACTCGAACTCGCCTTTCTCCTCAGCCTGCGCGTGCGCCGCCCTAAGCTTCACGCCGCCGGACAAGGAAAGCATCAGCAGCAGCTCCGCGCCTTCGACCTCTTCCTGATCTCTCGATCGCTTCAAGGAGCTCACAATTGCCATGAATCACACACTGTTCGACGAAATGCCGCGAATGGAGTACTGTGGTTTTGCGAATTGAATCCTAGTGCTGAAGATCGGTAGAATTTATAGTTGTGGAATTAACTTAGAGGTCTTCATGCTGCACACGCCAGATACTTCGAGGCGGCTACAGAGAGCCACAAGCGTAAGTGATTGCGTTGCAGTTGAAGAACACAAAATTCATGAGAGTCAAAGTCAAACTACGTGTGTTTTGACTTCTTCTAGATTGAGCTACTTATCTCGTCGCTGTGGACACGTCAGGACAAAGCTGGCGATTGCTTGCAGCGTAAGCAAAGTGTCTCTGTTCAAATTTCCCCTCAGCATTTAATGATTTTTCAATTTAACCCCTGGTGTTTTCTATGACAAGATATGTAAATCAATCGAGCCGTTCGTGAGTTATTCGAACCTCTATTCGATAAAAACTCGTTTGAGCTTATTTAATGAggttcgttaagataaataaatcaagatCAAGTTTTGTAATATTCGATTCGTTAACTCGTGCATACGTTCGTTAAGATcattaaataacttttaaataaaaaaataataattttgatattaaatttataaattttatactctatttatgaaaaatattgacaaatttattaaatttatttattagaataaaattataaattttaataataatattataattttctctaaatatataattcaatttttaataaatatttaaatttattatttatatttattaaatttgttTAGGTTCGATAAAAGTTTGAATAACCTCGTGAgttatgaatatattcgttaaataaatctcgagctcggctcgattataaacgagtcaaacttaaATATTCAAAAATTCGATTCGGCTCGACTGGATTACATCCTTATCTCTAACCATTCGAATTCTACTAAGTAGCAATTAATTAAGTAAAAACTTTTGACGGTAATTGAAAAGAGTATTTGgatatatttaatattaattttataatgGAAACTATCAACATTTAAAGGCCGCTCTAAATTATTAGTAAAATTCGGAGTGTTAAAGTTGAAATTTGAGTTTCTAGAAGTTCCAAGAAAAAGGGATCAAATTCAAAATTGTGTTGCTTTTGGTGATACTCGTACGCCACGTCGCCACGCGGTTCTAGAAATTTGACTCGATGGAATCGCCTTGAGAGCGAAGTTGTTGACAGATTGAGCTTAATAAACAGGGTGCAAATGACGATTTAATCAGTACAGCGCCGCCATTTGGATCATTTGATTCATAtgtgtattttttattttccaaaataaaaaaaactaaatctttAATTTTGGATAGTCTTCTTACATTACATAGGGAATGAGGTCAGATACTTGATTAAAAAGTATGATTCATAGGATGAATTATTttattcataaataaaatttcATGATCTTATCTGTTATATAAGTAGGATTTATGGGATTCAATCTATTAGTAATCCTTGATCTAAGAACAGATTAAAAGTTATGATCCAGAGAATCTCAATTGTTTAGGGTATAAGATCCTCTAGACTATCTTTGTAATCTGTTCGTGGATCAGCAAAAGTAAATTGATGAAAAATAATGATTCCCACATGTTAAATAAGTGGAGCCATTATCTCACATTAATATAAATGCTAGATAAAAATGATCTAATATTTAAGAACCAGAGGATCCCTATCTCTTAGTTAACGTTGTTAAATAATCACCAAAACTCTATTTATCAGTTTGCTTACGTAATTATGTTCAGTAAACACGTAAGCCAAAGCAAGTGTTTCGGTCTATAAAAAAGAAGACggctttttaattttttattttaaaaaaacgtaTTTTTCTCGGTTTGCTTGCTTTTTAAATTTATTCTGAGAAATATTCTAAGGATGGCGTACACCGAATTAGACTTGTAAAATTAAATGAAAAGGAGTTAAGTTGATGGTTGATTTGTTGACCATTTTTTCACTATGGCCGTTATGCGTTGGAACCGCCATCTAAATTTATAATCAATTATAATTTTACAACAAAAATCCGAATGAGAAAAATAGTTCGGTGTTTCTTTTctttccatatttttttttcttagttaGCTGTTTGAATCGGGGGTTAAGTGATGCAATTGGTGATGGAGAGAACCCACGAAGCATTGGTTGCCCTGTTTACATGGGTGGATTTGGGTGGAATCAAAATTGATGCGGCGATAAAAGGGTCGTGTTCGGCATGGGTCAATTGTCGAGATGAAAGTCAAAATTAAGGTGGTTAATATTAGAGTGTCAAAAGACTCGTCTACGATGTCCGAGAGGAGGTTGACTACAACGGCCGATCAGCAACCAGTTGAGTTGATCAGTGTCCGAGCGGGCCAACCGTCCAGCTCAGGCTAATACAATAAGGTAGTCAGACACTCAGTGCGGAGCGGCAGGAAGCTGAGGAGATCGAAAATCTTGTCCGAGCGGGATGAACACGCTACTATGCCCAGTCATCGCAAAGAAGAACAACTGAGATCGACAGAGTGGAGGAGTCtcggtcgagcggctaccccgctcggccaagcaacgagACTCTTGTTATTGTTGACACAGCGGGGCAAGCAAGAgtaggtgaattgcctgaaaaagaaaaacaatagttTGTTTATGAAGATGAGTAGTCGTAGCACGAACAACAGCTTGCACAAAGATGAACTTCGAACATATTTCTTGCTTCGTTACtgagcctcggacctcgagcacTTTTTATAAGATTTGCCAACGTTCGGTCGATCGACCCCTTTGTTCGATCAACCGACccctttgttcggtcgatcgaacagagaacttccctgttcgtcgagattcacacttaatacCCATTAAAGTGATGATCTTTCGATTGATCTAtcatctggttcggtcgaccaatcagcctgacttccttatttgctttggcTTGACCTAATCTGTGCTGAGTTattagggttcggtcgaccgatcctttggttcgatcgatcgatcaacatCGGAACATGCTTtgctttggtctgaactgatctctgaTATGAGTCAAGCtgcttcggtcgaccgatccctgattcgatcgaccgatcaggtcggacctgcaaaatagtgttagacaTATAATCTTATAAAATAGAGGTTAACACAGTAATATTATATTTGATgtatgagtaatattagacagtagaactatcttgatctcaacttcgAAACATTCtcggtttcttcaattggattagCGACCTttggttgttcctttcaggaacacgacctcattgtcgctcctccagttacatacctcaacttacctgccaaacacagtcctccagacatgtttggactttgcctgctcagtgtatGATCGCCTGATCtattaagacttt is drawn from Zingiber officinale cultivar Zhangliang chromosome 1B, Zo_v1.1, whole genome shotgun sequence and contains these coding sequences:
- the LOC122047030 gene encoding zinc finger protein ZAT12-like, encoding MAIVSSLKRSRDQEEVEGAELLLMLSLSGGVKLRAAHAQAEEKGEFECKTCSRRFATFQALGGHRTSHKRARVERPEAAKESSSLHRCGVCGVEFALGQALGGHMRRHRVMAAAAEKDRPVGEYGRRHEENKTNAGCIEFDELVGMRRSSSQFQLLPLFV